CCCAACCTCGAGACGAAGGGGGTGGGGGGGCCATGATTAGCGACGGACCGTGGGAGGAAGTTGACTCGCGCGGGCGTCGCGAACCGGATGAGGATATGGGGacgagggaggggaggggaggggagggagggggcGATAGCAATCATGTGGTTCTGCTCCAAAGTGCTTTGCGGAATCTCGAGTACTCACTCCCTCCTACTCCCcccctcatcatcatcatcatctcctccttcttccctctcGTCTCGGGCTTCTCTCCATCGCGAAATTTCCTATATTTTTAACTTGGATTTTTTCCCACCTCGGTTATCGCCCATCCGTTCGaattcccaaataaaataaagagaaggcCACATGAAAATGCGTGGGGGTTCGTGGCCTGGGAGGTGGAATGATAATCTAACTCAtgatttccaaaaaaaaaaaaaaaaatatatatatatatatatatatatatatatatatattcttcttttttacttggGCTCGGATTCGTTTTAATTGGGTTTTTTTGGATTTGAGTGATGTTGAGGTGGTTTCGGTGGTCATGTcttgaaatttgagattttagggtttgaataaaataaaacccaTCATTTGTTTTGTCTTGACTATTTATGATTTGGTACGATAGccatccaaaagaaagaaaaataaaaaacgattgcaatcgaattttttttttttgaatttgttaattcAAATGCGAAATATGTACACACGGTCACTAATAAGTCCAAGGATTTTTCGGGTGatatatgaattttatttcttatcTAGAAATATTAATTAGCCTAGAACAAGAGGTGTTTCAACGTGGATGTGGAAAGAGGAGCCTGCCATGGTTCCTAATAAGTAGAAAGTACTGCTCCATCtcctctattttcctttttgcatgGAATAGTCGATCAATCAGCTCGTTAAACCAAGTAAGACATAAATTGAAGTGTGAACGGTCTGTAGATGGCGCGAATGCGAAGAATAAATTAAAGATAGAAATCATAACAAGTTAAGGACAGTCCAAAGAACGATTAACCGTCGTATAAAATAAACACTTGAAAATGCCTATTAATGCCGTATATACTTGCTGAGGTTGCAAGAAGGTCAATACATTGGATTTCTCCGTGATTCCGAAAGATTTAAGTATGACTTTTTGTTCTGAAATATACAAAATTCCCATGATGACTTCATCTCATGTTGATGATGTGAGCTCCAAGTCACtatttcaagagaaaattgAAGTTTGAAGTCGACCTTGTATCCAATAATACAGTGGCTTGACAAAGACTAGGGTGAGTCTTGACGTCGATAAGCAAATCGCaattttcaaagagaaaatcaagggCAACTGAAATACCATCATTCCACCAAAATGGAGTGGAATGTCAATTTCAAAGGAGAAAGTCTTAGCAAATTAGGGTGTAGAATCagccttccttccttccttccttcctttttatTGATAAATCTATGAGGACTTCCCAACatgattatttcttttctcaagcccaacaaaaaataaatcgTTATTACCGACACGGCAAGAATGATAAATACGGGTCACAATTCACTGTCATATTTTGCCTAATCCCTACAGGTCGAAATGAAAGTCTTAGATGGTatgaaaatgatacaaatgaaaTAGtgggaaaataataataaggaatTAGTAAAGTTGAGAAGACTAAAACTATATAATTATTCTACCAGAACACCTTAAACAATGAACCTCGAGGTACAAGACGAAGTCAAatggaatttgaattttgaatagtCTTTTGATATCTAATGGCTATAAATTCAATCTAGGAGAAATAGTAGACTAAACTTCGAGTGTTCGCTTTCTTTATGTTCTCTGTGTGTAGAAgttgtgtttatttatttatttattactttattgTATTTCTCTGTAGAAGTTTGTACATTTATAATCCCCGAATAAAGTAAATTGTCACATTGTTAAAGGCGCTTCTATTTTGTATAGTTATTTACTGAATCTTGTCTAAAAGTAGCATCATCTACGGACTGTAATATCTCTACAATTATTGGtgagttcaatttttttatcatatctaTTAATACAAAAGAGTGGATGTTGGTGAAAGGCCAAACCACTTCAGctcattttctaatttatctTATTGGAACTATTGCATCTACGATATAGCTTTCCTTCTGCCAAAGGATATGCACAAGTCATTAACGAAAATGTTGTGACTTTCTTAAAACAATCAATTCACTACCTCTTAATTGTTTGTTAGTCATATCAAATCGAACTAAAGAGCCTTGCGATATTTAATCTTAGTTGAGAGGCTGAACACGAATTTAGTTCGTCGAAGGAATATGTAGATTGCATTTCAGAATATAACCacaaatttttcaatcaatttttgttaTGAGCCAGTGTAAAATTGCTTAATTTGTAATAACATTGTAAAAGACAAGGATGTGCAAGGAGCATGCGACTGCATAAGCAAAAAAGacaatatataattattttatttcaataattttgtctgttcatattttttatttcaataatcACTAGTCAAAGAACTTACAAGATACGTACGTTCATTgctattattattgttattatagttattattattgttgctattattattttttattattattgtcgGTATCTTATGCCATACAAATGCTTTTTGACTACCGATGGGAAACGAATTTCCGACAGCACCAACGTTCACCACACGAGAGAAAATAATAACGACAACAAtaaaaatccgaaaaaaaaaatccgaaaaaaatCGCCTTTTCACTATTTACCCTGGCGCATTTATTGCAGTCCTAGATTTTGtcaaaatcgatttttatttttccattttttccatttttcacgAGTCACCTAATCATTAAAATGGCCATGATTCACTTATCCTCAGAAAAAGgcggaaaaaaaagaagaagacaaaacagggaaaagaaaaaaagagaaaaaaaggagattaAAAAAAGGGAGCGATAATTTGTTTTCTGACACGACAATTGCCGAGCCCCACAAGCAACCGGGCGAATCTCCTCCGCGCGAGTACGGAACCACGCGCCACTCGCCCTCCTCCTCCCGGCGGTCCGGGCCGGGGGGACCACGCGCCCCGACCCGGCGAGTGGAGCCCACGCGCGGGGGGCGGGGCGCGTGGGCGGGGCCCGGCCCCCGGGTGGTCTTATCTGCAGGAGTGGCACGGGGCCGTAATTTCGGGCGAGACCGAGTGTCATTTTCGGCAAGCGGAACACGACTGAAGACTTTTCTGGCCCCCaatccccctctctctctctctctctctctatctttctctctcttacccCGGCCAGAGAGGGAGAAGATAAGGACACATGCATGTTACATCGCTGGTCCACCCACGGACGGCCCGGATCTCGTCCCGTCCCCTCCCCGACACGCCTCCGCCGCCGTCCGATCTAACCGTGGTTAGAGCCTGCCGCTCGCGGGGGGTACGCAAACCATGATTACTTGGGAAGGGGTTGAGGGGTGTGGTCAAGCTCACGCCTTTcctgcccctctctctctcttcgttcgCTTCActgcccccctctctctctctttctctctctctcctcgagcTGAGCTCAACTCGAACAAGAGCATTGCGGTTCACACAGAGGAgggcagaggagagagaaagatagagagagagagagaggaggaggaggaggagagagagagctctgtATATTCAGGGTCATTGAGGAGATTTGTATCTACTTATGGAGATTGTAGATTCTGCGATCTGAGAAATTCGGGAGCTCTgcttatctttttctcttcctgtcttgtcttttttgtttgtttttttgtttttttgggtctCCCTCTTCTCAGCTGCTGCTGCTTGCTGCAGCTGCTGCAGCAATCATCATCATGACTTCTTGATTCGTAGATGataggtgaagaagaagaagaagaaagggggggtttttctctttctctgttctCTTTCCTAGCTCTCTGCTCCTTACCCAGAAAGCCGTTCGTTCTCTCTCTCGGGCCGGAATTTGCTCAGCGTCTGTCTTTTCCTCTCTCCGTTCAGATCTAATCGGAATCGGGAAGATATGTGAGGGGGGGTCTTCTGGGTTTTGTCCGTCGCCATTTCCTCTCGAGCCTCGCGCGGTTTTAAGCGTTTAGATCTGGGTTTTTCTTAGCTGGGTAGGTTTGGATTCAGTTCGCAGGTTGTAGTAGCTTAATCTCTgtacatttgttttttttttttttttttttttttttttttttttttttttttttttttgtctccgaGCTATTTGGTTCTTTTGGGGCGAAGGGTTGTGTTGGGATTAGGTTGTTTTTGCCGCCCCCCGGCTGTTTTTTTCGTTagggtttctgttcttttttcttctttcttcctgcGGGAGGGATGGATTGAGGGCTCATTTCGTTTGAAAGTTGGGATTTTTTTCCTGGGCAGTCGTGGGAATTGGATTTGTCACTTGGGTAAGGGAAGATGAATTATTTTCCCGATGAAGTTATCGATCACGTGTTCGACTTTGTGACGTCGAACAGGGACCGCAACGTGATCTCTTTAGTGTGTAAATCTTGGTATAGGATCGAGAGGCTTAGCAGGCAGAGAGTGTTTATCGGGAACTGCTACGCGATAAGTCCTGAGAGATTGATCGCGAGATTCCCGGGGGTAAGGTCGCTCACTTTGAAGGGGAAGCCCCATTTCGCTGACTTCAATCTAGTGCCACCTGACTGGGGAGGGTTCGTGTACCCTTGGATCGATGCATTGGCTAGGAGTAAGGTTAATTTGGAGGAGCTCAGGTTGAAGAGGATGGTGGTTACAGATGATGGTCTTGAGCTGATTTCGAGATCGTTTGTAAATTTCAAGTCCTTGGTTCTTGTTAGCTGCGAAGGGTTCACTACTGATGGCCTTGCGGCTATAGCAGCCAACTGTAGGTGAGGACTCTGAGTAGTTCCTTATTGTTTATTAACTCTGATGTTTCAATGTCGTGCCCTGAATAATCTGTGATTTGCTTGTCACAGTCCTTGGGGTGTATACATTTTAGCATGTAGTCTCTTTATATAATCCTATTTATGTATATGCTGGTTGTGTCCTTGTATATCTGCCATACTTTGTTGATTGTTTAGTTGGTTACTAGTTTGCTCTGTAACTTAATTGCGCATAGAAAACTTGGTGGATTCATATACAGGAATGTGTTGCACGTGTACAGGTCATGCTGACTGATTTGTAAGCAGCAACTAGAATGTAGTACACATGCACCATGTCGTGGTAGAGGTATGCCAGTGTCACGCATTTCATTGATGGGGAATGTAAGCATAGCTGCGTGAAGGACCAAAATGGGATGAATGTGCTGATGGCTGTGCATCACATGAATTAGAAGGCCCTATGCTGTTCATTACCTGTCACTAGCAATTTCTCATTGGTTGGTTATATCCTTCTGCATGCGCTCGTCTTGCCTTTATCCAATGCTTGTTGTGCAGCCTTATGTGGCTGGAACCTGTGGTCTCTAATGTAGATGTTGGGTAGCTGTAGTTTTCTGTTTGAGGCTGATGGTTCTGATATGCTAGTACAATTCTGGAGAGTGCTATCTGcgttatatttattttttgtggtcatGCCAGCTAGCATTATATTGCATAGACATAAGAATGAATAAATTTGCATGGCTAATTTTCTAGCAGCATTGCGAGCTGACCCTTCTGGATGCTAGCATTGCATGGCAGCATATGTTTGGTTTTTTCACGCTTTACCAATCTCCtaatttctgttttgttttctgttttaagaattaaataaaGGTAGACTTAGTCGGTCTTGTTCTTTCTTGAGCAAAACTAAAATGCTTTCATAGTGTTCGAGTTTATCATGGCCTGTGGATGGTGCAACATATCCAATAGTTCATACTGTGCTGTTGTGGGAAGGGTTCTCATAAGATGAGGTTCTATGCAGTAAAAAAGAATGGATTTGATGATGGGGATCAGCATGCATAATTGGACTTGATTGAATTTGGCTTCTATTCTTCCCTAATTTGCTTCTTTGAACTTGGGACATTTTAGGTTTCTTAGGGAGCTGGACTTGCAAGAAAATGAAGTTGAGGATCATAGAGGCCAGTGGCTAAACTGCTTTCCTGATAGCTGCACCTCTCTTGTGTCCCTAAATTTTGCATGCTTAAAAGGAGATATAAATTTAGCAGCACTTGAGAGGCTTGTGGCAAGATCTCCATATCTCAAGAGCTTGAGGCTAAGCCGTGCTGTCCCTCTTGACACGCTGCAGAAGATCCTGGTCCGAGCACCTCAGTTGGTGGACTTAGGCGTGGGCTCTTTTGTCCATGACCCAGATTCTGAAACCTACAACAAGTTGGTGACAgcaattgaaaaatgcaaatctATGAGGAGCTTATCCGGATTCTTGGAGGTTTCTGCGTACTGCCTACCAGCTATTTATCCAATATGTTCAGGCCTGACCTCCTTGAATCTTAGTTATGCTCCTGGGATCCCTGGAAGTGAGCTAACTAAGTTAATCCGTCATTGCAGAAAGCTGCAGCGCTTATGGGTGTGATATCTTTTAGCCTTTAGCTGaacattaaattaattttcatatttatgtTGCTGGGACTAAAATTCGTCTTCATATCAATCTGTGGCTAAATTTTGCAGATACTTGACTGCATAGGAGATAAAGGGCTGGGAGTCGTGGCTTCAAGCTGCAAAGAACTACAGGAATTGAGGGTTTTTCCGTCTGATCCTTACGGAGTTGGAAATGCTGCAGTGACCGAAGAAGGGTTGGTTGCTATTTCCAGAGGTTGTCCAAAGCTTAACTCATTGCTGTACTTCTGCCAGCAGATGACAAATGCTGCCCTGAAAATTGTAGCCCAGAACTGCCCTAATTTCATACGGTTCAGGTTGTGCATCCTCGAGCCCACAAAACCGGATTCTTCAACCAATCAGCCTCTTGACGAAGGATTCGGAGCTATTGTTCAGTCATGCAAGGGTGTCAGGCGCTTGTCACTTTCTGGCCTTCTTACTGACCAGGTCTTCAATTATATTGGCACATTCGCTGAACAGCTTGAGATGCTTTCTATTGCATTTGCTGGGGACAACGACAAGGGAATGCTTTATGTGTTAAATGGGTGCAAGAAGATTCGGAAATTGGAAATCAGGGATTGCCCCTTTGGTAACATCGCACTTCTGACGGACGTgggaaagtatgaaacaatgcGATCCCTTTGGATGTCGTCGTGCGATATTACCCTTGGAGGCTGCAAAACCCTGGCAAAGAAGATGCCGAGGCTGAACGTGGAGATTATCAATGAAAACAATGAGATGGAGGATTGCATTGATGATGAGCAGAAAGTAGAAAGGATGTACCTCTACAGAACCTTGGTGGGGCCGAGGAAGGATGCACCAGAGCATGTTTGGACATTGTAGGGTTCCCCTGAGGTTCATTGCCATGGCTTTGCCTCAAAATCTCCTGTTGTACCATCATTGTACCTCGTTTAGGCTCGTAATTTGTGGATTTTTAGTTGTatggtgattttttattttattcagaaGAGATTCTAATGTGCTTCTAgttataaatagatttttctttagCACGATGAATTCAAAGATGCTAAGTCTTCATGCTGGTTGGTGAGGCAGGGTGCAGTTTTCTGTGATATTACTGGTTTGGAATAAACTTTTAGGTCATTGTTTTAGGTGTAATGAAAGTTCAGTGGAAACGTGTTCTAGTATAAAGGGAAATGCAGTGCACGGTACTGATTGATTTCGTTATGCTAATTATATGACATCCCGCCCCCTCTAGATGTCTTTAGCTACGCTGGCACAGGGCGTTCTGCCTCCAATTATAATCTCTTGTAACGTGGGAAGACCAGGAAGTTAACTGGAGCTGTGAATTGTGAACTGATGTGGGCCTATTATGAATGCTTTTGCAGTGATTTTAGCAGCTTTTTGGTGTCTCCAGAACTATTCATTTCATAGTCTGAGGAAAATTTCTAGTTTTTGCGTTACTTAATTGTTCTGTCAGACATTTCCTTTGCTTCTGCTAAGCGGTAGTAAGAATTGGTTCTGATCCTGCTCAAGTAGATCGCAGTTGAATGTATGCTCCCTAATTCAAAGGCATTCACGATTGAATCACCACCAAAATGGATAATGGAAAGTTACAAGAAAGGTGCCTATGTTAAGATTGGCAAGGAGTCACGATTGAATCACCACCAAAATGGATGATAGAAAGTTACAAGAAAGATGCCTATGTTAAGATTGGCAAGGAGTCACGATTGAATCACCACCAAAATGGATGATAGAAAGTTACAAGAAAGATGCCTATGTTAAGATTGCCAAGGAGGCAAGAATTCCCATTAACGAGAGTGGACGAGCACAAGGAAGAAGACGGATCCCATTAGTTCATGTGAAGTAGTCTCCTTTGAGCTATGAAAATGAGCCACGGCGCAGAACCACGTTCATATGGATCACTCGGTGAGGATTGCAATTTTTCCACACCGCCTAGACGTCCTACGGGAGGCAGTAGCGGGGGATTTTCTGTAATGGGCGAAAGCCTGACAAAGCATTGCTACGTGGAGGTAGGAGGCCCACAGCTCGTGAACTTCTTTTCTCGGAGAAGAAGCAACGATAATATTTGGGAAATAAGCAAGCATCGGCTAAATTTGTGCCAACAGCTACGGTAATACAAAGAAGGCAAGCGTTATCCGGAATGATAGGGCGTAAAGTGTGTGTGGGTGGCTTTTTAAGTCCACCATCAAATCTCAAGTCTGAACCTTGGAATCGATGGAAACTACCGAGCTGGAGTACAATAGGGGCAGAGGGAATTTTCGGTGGAGTGGTGAAATGTGTAAAGATTGAAAAGAATATCAACAGCGAAAGCACTTTACTGGGCCGACACTAATATTGAGAGGCAAAAATGAGAGGCAAAAATTAGGGGTGAACGTGATTAGATACCCTAATAGTCCTAACTTTAAACGATGGATACTGGGTATTGTGTGTATTGACCCATTTAATGCTGTAGCTAACTCATTAAGTATTTTGTTTGGGGAGTACGTTCACAATAATGAAACTCGAAGGAATTGATAGAGGCTTGCAATAGCAGTGGAGGATGTGATTTAATTCGATAAGCGAAGAACCTTAATAGGGCTTGTGAATCCTCTTGAAAGAGAGGTGTGCCTTTGAGAATGCGGACACAGGTGATGCATGGCTGCCGACAGCACATGTTGTAAGGTGTTGTATGCCAATGATTGTCTGGCATTTTCATGGAACGCCAGTTAAAATCGAGGATTCGAGGTAAGGAGAGCCAAAAAGGTCACCCAGAGAGGCTTCAAGGCCAAACCACACTTGCTCATTCGAGCAGAAAGGAGTCAAGAAATTAAGCAACCGCATCGACTGTCCCAGAAGTGCATAGTTTTACACAGAATCTTTCTCATGTACATTGACGGGGAAACACTGCAGTTAATTCCGCTGGCGACTAAGCATGAAACACTGTTTCTTATCAGCAAACGGATATGACAAAGATATTCTAGATTCAACTAAATTCTTCAATGATAGCAATCCATAGGCAGTGTATCGAATATCATAATTCATCTGCCTTCAGCGAAAAAAGCAGCAGCATTCCTCCATCATACAGCAGCAGCATTCCTCCAACATACAGCAGCAGCAGAGCGCAGCCCAGCTGCACAACACATAGACCTCACAGTTAGCGACTCATTTCTTAATTCTCCAGAAAAAAGGTCAAAAGCTTGAGTATCAATTCCCACCACATAATGGATAGCTTTTCAGAAAGCCTCACAAAGGAAAGCAAGAGCGTTAGAGTTTCTCGAGCTATGACTACTAAGAATTATCATTTCTCTTCATTACTGGAACATTGACAGCTAAACTGCAACTACGGTGCGAGAAAAAGCTTGTCGACGACAACTGAGCATCCTTTGCAAACAAAAGAGATCATTGTCTATGATAATGCTACTGCTGAAAACATGGTTCACATAAATGTAACGGGGGTAAATCTCTGCATGCCTCACAGCAGCATCTTGATATTGCGAAATTCATTACAAGGAGACAAAAGAGGGTGGAAACAGCTTAACTCTTAACGTGGTCAGCAATTCCTAATTGAGCTCAATAACATGCCGTATTATACAAAAACAGGGTTCTAGCAGGACAATTGACAAGCGGAATTGATGCAACTCAAACTGGACACGTGAAACCTTGCTCCAACACCACTCACACCAGCAGGTTGTCAATGTTAATCGTACTACTCTCAGACCAAACTCTCTCCATCCTAATATCCCTTTCTCATCTTGGAAAGAATCTTCCTTGTGCCTAGATTCGAATTCATTGCGGAAACCAAATGTTCCCATTGACATTATAAGAAAATTGAACATCGACCAAACAGACCCGACTGAACAGAAAAATCAACTAACTCTGCATTGGTTTTCCTTCTCTTCAATAAGTAATACACGAGAAGCCCTTGACTAGTAAAGAGCAGTAACCTTATCAACAACCGGAAAGACACATTTCTCTCCAGTCCTCGTACATTTTCTCAAGAACTAAGTCGATAACATGCAATAATTTCCCGttaaattactaaaagaaacatGCATATGAaggtacaaaaagaaaagggaaaaacgaCCAAAACCACCCAAAGAGAGTAATCATACCAGCACTGCAAAAGGGGAGCACGACCCGACTGATCATAATAGTAAAAATCATCACATTGTTGGTGATGGTGGTAATGAGGAGGCGGCTGCGGCTGCACCTGCGGCTGCGCCTGCGGCGGAGGATGCCCTCCGGCGAAATACCGTTGATACCCCTCGAAGGGAGGGTGAGTCGGCGGCCCCACCGTCGGAGGGTACGGATAGGCCTCCGGCGGCGGATGGGGAGCAGGCGGGCACCCTGCGAAAAAGGcgagaataaagaaaaagaagaagatcgacCAGGGTCATCAGCTGAAGGAACTACATTTCCCCATCAAGAAAGAAGCGTTCGCGGTGGAAAAGAAGGGGGGGTTTGAGATCTCGCCTGGTGGCGGGTAAGCTTCCTGAGGAGCTATCTGGGAGTAGCTCATCTTCTCTTGCTCCTCCTCccgcgacgacgacgacagAATTCAAACCGCCATCgattcttttgttttatgttaGTAAATGGCGAGAGAtgagagagatcgagagagagatgAAGTCGTGTCGTGTCCTGTCGGGTGGCATTCTTAACCGCCACGCCGGTATACAACTGTCTGTCGTGCTCGCCGTTGGTTTCGTTAAACAAGCATTTTTAGTACACTATTAATAACActtaaccaccaaaaaaaaaatgatccagaATTTCGAAATGTTGATTGCGCATATTACAAGAATAATCGATGCAACGAGTTGGCAAACTTCCCTATTCATCTCTTTAATGGAATATCCCAAAGGATTGTTATAATTGACTCAATTTTGAGCTATTCCAAAAAagagatcgatttttttttataaaaaaaagtcatagaCTCAACCTCAATTCATACAGGGATCTGGAGAAACCGTTGTTTAAACTCGCATTCATTGATCATGCAAAATTTGTATCCAGAGTTtgtgtttgatgaattttgggaaggctCTCGAAACATCTGAATGGATCTTAATTCTTTCTATCCGTATTACTCACATGATTCTAAATAAGCTAGATTCAACTTGTTTCGTGAATGGGTCTTAGTTCTTTACTGCACGAGGCGAAAAGCAAAGGGGACGTGAAGATTGTCCTCCGAAAATTTTAATCCACTTGCGATGTCCGGCAAAGGGTGTTGCCGTCGATCACGAGTCGTCGCCGATGATTACACCGTTTGCAAAGATTTTTGTCACGCCAGAGGAACCGGAATGCTCATTGGGTTGGAAAAGATTGGCCCAAATAATTGGGCGGGCCTGGACTGGCATGGGTCTTGCTGGTCATCTGATGGTCGGCCCTGGCCCCGAAAGCTAGTCCTGAACCGGACAGGACCTGCACTTGTTACGCCAAGAGCTAGGTCCGTCCCGAGCCTGCCCAAACACGCCTCATGATCAGGTCTATTTCTAGGTGAGCCCGCACCAAGCCCGATGTGTTGCGAGGTCACCTATGTAACGTAAGAACGCACATTGATATAAAATCGTCGAGCCTCTTCGGCCTTTGGGGGAGGGGGCCGAGCTGTGGTTCCCATTGAACACGTCTAACGGTAGACAAGAGGCCAATCTTTCAAACACGACGTTACGGGGATACAAATGGGTTGGGCAAGCCGGGCTTTTATAGGAAAATGGGCTCGGCCCAAACATTTTGGGCCCTAGAATTTCCGGGCCTAGCTGGCTGGCCTAGACCAATGAACACATTCGGCCCAGCGTGATTGTTC
This Eucalyptus grandis isolate ANBG69807.140 chromosome 7, ASM1654582v1, whole genome shotgun sequence DNA region includes the following protein-coding sequences:
- the LOC104453539 gene encoding protein AUXIN SIGNALING F-BOX 2, translated to MNYFPDEVIDHVFDFVTSNRDRNVISLVCKSWYRIERLSRQRVFIGNCYAISPERLIARFPGVRSLTLKGKPHFADFNLVPPDWGGFVYPWIDALARSKVNLEELRLKRMVVTDDGLELISRSFVNFKSLVLVSCEGFTTDGLAAIAANCRFLRELDLQENEVEDHRGQWLNCFPDSCTSLVSLNFACLKGDINLAALERLVARSPYLKSLRLSRAVPLDTLQKILVRAPQLVDLGVGSFVHDPDSETYNKLVTAIEKCKSMRSLSGFLEVSAYCLPAIYPICSGLTSLNLSYAPGIPGSELTKLIRHCRKLQRLWILDCIGDKGLGVVASSCKELQELRVFPSDPYGVGNAAVTEEGLVAISRGCPKLNSLLYFCQQMTNAALKIVAQNCPNFIRFRLCILEPTKPDSSTNQPLDEGFGAIVQSCKGVRRLSLSGLLTDQVFNYIGTFAEQLEMLSIAFAGDNDKGMLYVLNGCKKIRKLEIRDCPFGNIALLTDVGKYETMRSLWMSSCDITLGGCKTLAKKMPRLNVEIINENNEMEDCIDDEQKVERMYLYRTLVGPRKDAPEHVWTL
- the LOC120295312 gene encoding cysteine-rich and transmembrane domain-containing protein WIH2-like, whose product is MSYSQIAPQEAYPPPGCPPAPHPPPEAYPYPPTVGPPTHPPFEGYQRYFAGGHPPPQAQPQVQPQPPPHYHHHQQCDDFYYYDQSGRAPLLQCCWAALCCCCMLEECCCCMMEECCCFFR